From Jiangella mangrovi:
TCGCCGTCGACCATCTGTCGTTCGAGGTGCGGCCGGGTATGGTGACCGGCTTCCTCGGACCGAACGGCGCCGGCAAGTCCACGACCATGCGGCTGATGCTCGACCTCGACAACGGGGGCGGCGAGACGCTGTTCGACGGCCGGCGCTTCGGGACCATCCGCCATCCCATGCGCGAGATCGGCGCGGTGCTGGAGTCCAAGGCCTTCCACCCCACCCGCACCGCCCGCAACCACCTGCGCATGCTGGCCGCGGGCAGCGGCATCCCGTTCTCGCGGGTCGACGAGGTGCTCGAGTTCGTCGGCCTGACCGAGGTCAAGAACAAGAAGCCGAAGAACTACTCCCTCGGCATGGCGCAGCGCCTCGGCCTGGCCCAGGCGCTGCTCGGCGACCCGAAGACGCTGATCCTCGACGAGCCCGCCAACGGCCTGGACCCCAGCGGCATCCACTGGCTGCGCACCGTGCTCAAGTCGCTGGCCGACCAGGGCCGGACGATCTTCGTCTCCAGCCATCTGCTGTCCGAGATGGCGCTCATGGCCGACCAGCTCGTCGTCATCGGCCGCGGCACCATGATCTACAACGGCGACGTCGACGGCTTCGTCCGCAACTTCACCCAGGCCACCGTCGTGGTGCGCTCGCCGAACGCGGCGCAGCTGGCCACGCTGCTGCGCCAGGTCGACGGCGTCACCGTCGAGGAGCTGACGGACCAGCATCGGCACTCCGGGGCAGCGGCGCCCGACGGACAGGCCGTCGTCGCGGCTCAGGCCCCGGCGGCGTCGCCCGGCCTGAGCGTGTCCGGCATCGAGACCGCCGCCGTCGGCGAGCTCGCCTTCCAGAACGGCATCATGCTGCACGAGCTCTCGACCCAGACCGCCTCGCTCGAGACGGCGTTCATGACGGCCACCGGCGAGTCGGTGGAGTACCGGGCGCACGATCTCGACGAGACACCGCCCGCCGGCCCGCAGGACGGTCCGCCCGCGGCACCGCCGGTTCCGCCGTCGCAACCCGGTGGCCCCACTCCGGGAGGTGCGGCATGAGCAGCGCGCTCCGCTTCGAGTGGGTGCGGTTGCGCACCCTGCGCTCGACCTACTGGCTCATCGGCATCGGGCTGCTCATCACCGCCGGCGTGGCGTTCATCATCGCCTACGCCACCCGCAACGAGCCGCTCGACGCCGACATCGCGGCCCAGGTGCTCACCGGCGGCGCCGACTTCGCCACGTTCATCCCGGTGTTCATGGCGATCATCGGCATCTTCTCCACCGGCCACGAGTACCGCCACGGCACCATCCAGCCGACGCTCACGGCCATCCCGCAGCGCTCGCGGCTGCTGCTGGCGAAGATCATCATGGTGGCGATCTGCTGCGTCGTGGTGGTCGCGCTGTCGCTGGCCATCAACCTGGTCATCGGCATGATCTTCTGGGGCGAGACGCCGTCGTTCGGCGAACCGCTCGACCAGGTCATTCCCGGCTACTTCGTGCTCGTCATCCTGTACGGCATCTGCGGGCTGGCGCTCGCTCAGCTGTTCCGCGGCGTGCCCAGCGCGATCGTGGTGCTGCTGGTGACGCCGCTGCTGGTCGAGGGGCTGATCTCCGGGCTGTCGCTGGTGCCGGCGCTCGACTGGCTGCAGCCGGCGCTGAAGTTCCTGCCGTTCTCGGCCGGCTCGCGGCTGCTCGCCACGGGTCCGTACGAGGCGAACGGCGGGCCGGAGTTCGACTACCTGAGCCGGTGGGAGTCCGGGGGCGTGTTCGCCGCGTTCGTGGCGATCATCCTGGCCATCGCCTGGTACCTGTTCAAGAAGCGCGACGCCTGACCGGCGCCGTGCTCAGGAGCCGCTGAAGTCGGCGGTGACGGTGGCCGTGATCTCGATCTGCTCCGGGCGCATCGAGACCACGGCGCCGCCGGCGTCGGCGGCCATGCGGGCGAACCGGGGCGAGCCGCCGTCGTACACGGGCTGGGTGTGCGGCCGCAGCCCGGGCTCGAACAGCGCGACGACCTCGACGGTGGCGAAGCCCAGCTCGGCGGCGTAGGCGGCGGCCCGTTCGCGGGCGTCGCGCACCGCCTCGGCCCGCACCTCGCGCTCGGCCTCGCGGCGCCGCTCGTCCGTCAACTCCCACTCGACGCCGTCGACGACCACACCGTCGACGGTGCCGGTCTCGGTGACCCACGCGGACAGCGCCGTGAAGTCGGTGAACCGCACGGCCACCCCAGCGGCCGCGACCTGGAACGTCTCGCTGACGTCGGAGTCGCGCAGGTAGCGCTGGACGGTGGAGACGTAGAGCTGGTCGGCCGACCACCGCGTGGCCGCGCCGGCCGCCACGTGCCGCTCGGCGTCGGCGGAGAGCCGGGCGTGCAGCTCGGCGACGACGGAGACGACGTCGGCCGACCGACGCGCCTCGGCCGTGGCGCGCAGGTGGACGGTGCCCCGCTCGGCGGGCAGGAGACGCTGGGCGGTCCCGGCGACCGTGATGGTGACCATGCGCTCATTGTGGCTCAGAGAGTGACCTCGCCGTGGGCCGTTCGGAACCGGACGGAGCGCACGCCCGGCCCGCCGTTCGTGGGCAGCCAGCGCACGTCGACGTCGTCGAGCGGGTGGTCCTCGGGCTCGCCGAGCCAGGCCGTCACGAAGTGCGGGTCGCCGGCGATCTCGAGGCTGACCAGCTCGACGTCGTGGCCGCCCTTCGACGGGTGCTCGGCGGGGTCGGACTCCCAGTGGACGAAGAACGGCAGCTGCGGATCGTTCATCAGGCCCATGACGCCGATCTGCCGCCACACGAGGTCGAACCCGTCGGGCCGCACGCGGTGGCCGTCGACGGCGGGGCGGCCGAGCCGCTCCTCGACCGGGGTGAGGTCGTCGACGGCGACCACCCAGCCGAGCCAGCCGCCGCCGGCCTCGGAGCGGGTCTTCACCGCCTGCCCGAACGGCACCTTGTCGACGGCGGGGTGGTCCAGGGCCGCCACCACCTCGAGGTAGTGGCCGCCGGCGAGCGGGAGCACCCGGTTGCGGGTGCCGAACCGCGGGTGCAGCCCGCCGTCGACGAGCTCGACACCGAGCTCGCCCGCGAGCCGTTCCGCCGTGGCATCGAGTCCGTCCGGTCCTGCGGCGTACGAGACGTGATCGAGGCGCATCCCCGCATCGTGGCAGTCTCCGGACCGGTTTGGCGAACCGGCTGGCGCCCGCACCGTGCCACCGCCGAGTCCGGGGGGTGCGTTACGGTTGCAGATCGGTGATCACCTTCGAATCGGGAAGATCCGGTACGAAGGGTCACCCGCACCCGATAGAAATGATCAAGCACCGTCTGTGGCATCGATCCAGCACCCCTGGAGGCGACTGCGCGTGAGCATCGAGATCACCAGGACCGCCCGCAGCTACGCCGCCTACCTGGGCGGAACCCGGGTCGGCGAACTCACCTACTCCCGCCGCGACGACGAGATCGTGGCGCTGCACACCGTCGTCGAAGAGGCGGCCGAGGGCAAGGGCGTCGGCGGCGCGCTGGCCCGGGCACTCCTCGACGACGCCCGCGAAGGCGGCCTCAAGGTCGTCCCCCAGTGCCCGTTCGTGGCCGCATACCTCGAGCGGCACCCCGAGTACACCGACCTCGTGGCCGGCTGAGCTCGACTACTCCCGCAGGGCCGCCCGCAGCCGGCGGGCGGCACCCTCGGGATCGTCCGCGGCGGTGATGGCCCGCACCACGACCACCCGCCGGGCGCCCGCGTCGACGACCTCGCCGACGGTGCGCTCGTCGATGCCGCCGATGGCGAACCAGGGTGTGACGGGCGCCGTGGCGGCGACCGCCCGGACCGTGTCGACGCCGACCGCCGGCCGGCCCTGCTTGGTGGGCGTGGGCCAGACCGGCCCGACGCAGAAGTAGTCGACGTCCGGGTCCGCCTCGGCCACGGCGGCCTGCTCGACGGAGTGCGTCGAGCGGCCCAGCAGCACGTGCGGCCCGAGCAGCCGCCGGCTCGCCGCGACCGGCAGATCCTCCTGGCCGGTGTGCAGGATCGCCGACCCGGCCAGCTCCGCGAGGTCGGCGCGGTCGTTGACGGCCACCAGCGCGCCGTACTGCGCGGCCACCGACGCCACCAGCGGCTGCAGCTCGAGCTCGGTGCGGGCGTCCAGCGTCTTGTCGCGCAGCTGGACGATGTCGACGCCGCCGGACAGCGCCGCGCGCAGGAAACGCTCGAGGTCGCCGCGGTCGCGCCGCGCGTCGGTGCACAGGTACAGCCGGGCGTCGGCCAGCCGCCGCGTCCGCTCGGGTCCGGAGGTCACACGCGGAGTCTGCCACGGCCTCGTCGGAGATGAGGGGTACGGTGGAAGGGCACGGGAGCCCTGGCGGCAGGGCTGAGAGGGCCAGCGGGCCGACCGTCGAACCTGAACTGGGTCATGCCAGCGGAGGGAGCGATCAGGGTGAGTGCGTCCGTCGACGTGGCCGTCGTCGGCTGCGGCATCATCGGCGCCGCCGCCGCATGGCGCCTCTCGCAGCGGGGACTCACGGTGACCTGCTTCGACCCTGCCCCCGGCGACGGCGCCACCCACGCCGCCGCGGGCATGCTGGCCGACGTCACCGAGGCGGAGTTCGGCGAGGACCGCCTCACGGCGCTGAACGTGGCCTCGGCGCGCGCCTGGCCCGACTTCGCCGCCGAGCTGTCCTCGGCCACCGGCGCGGACCTGGCGTTCCGGCGCACCGGCACGCTCACCGTCGCCTACGACTCCGGCGACCGGCAGCAGCTACGCCGGCTGCTGTCGTTGCGCCGTGACCTCGGCCTGCCCATCGAGGAGATCACCGTCGACGACGCCCGCGGGCTGGAGCCGCTGCTCGGCCCGCGCATCGCCGGTGCCACCTGGACGCCGGACGAGCACCAGGTCGACCCGCGCCGGGTGCACGCGGCGCTGCTGGCCGTGCTGGCGGACCTGGGCGTGGCGGTGGTCCGCCGCCGCGTCACGGAGCTGCAGCTGACGCCGTCGGGCACCGTCAACGGGGTGGTCGACGAGACCGGCGAACGGCACCCGGCCGGGTCGGTGCTGCTGGCGGCCGGCTGGGCCAGCCGCGAGCTGACCGGGGTGCCGACCCGGCCGGTCAAGGGGCAGTTGCTGCGGCTGGACGCGTCGGGGCAGCCCGGGTTCACGCTGAGCCGGGTGGTCCGCGGCTTCGTCCAGGCCCGCTCGGTGTACCTGGTGCCGCGGGCCGACGGCGAGGTCGTCGTCGGCGCCACCAGCGAGGAGCAGCCCGACGACCGGCAGGTCACGGCGGGCGGGACGTTCGCGGTGCTGCGCGATGCACGGGCGCTGGTGCCCGGCATCGACGAGCTGCCCGTGACGGAGCTGACGGCGCGGGCCCGGCCGGGCAGCCCCGACAACCTGCCACTGATCGGCGATTCGGGCATACCGGGCCTGGTGCTGGCGACCGGCCACTATCGCAACGGCATCCTCCTCGCGCCGCTCACCGCGTCGGTGCTCGCCGCTCGGTACGGTGCGGGAACGGTGCCCGAGTGGGCCACGGCGGCGGACCCGAGCCGGTTCGCCGCGACTGTGACGGGAGGACCCACATGACCACGGTGGTGACGGTCAACGGCGACATCGTCGCCTTCGACTCCGACGCGACGCTGGGCGACGTCGTGCTGCGCACCATGACCAAGCGCGACGGCACGTTCAGCGACCGCGGCATCGCCGTCGCCGTCAACCAGATCGTCGTGCCCCGCACCGACTGGCCGGCCACGATCCTGCAGCCCGACGACAAGATCGAGATCATCACCGCCGTCCAAGGAGGCTGACATGTCCGTCGACCACGCCCTCGCCACCACCGACGACCCGCTCGTCATCGCCGGCGTCGAGCTGTCGTCGCGGCTCATCATGGGCACCGGCGGGGCGCCCAGCCTGCTCGGCCTCGAGGCGGCGCTGCTGGAGTCGGGGACGGAGCTGACGACGGTCGCACTGCGGCGGGTGCAGGCCGGCGGCGAGGGGTCGGTCTGGGAGCTGCTGCAGCGCAACGGCATCCGCGCGCTGCCGAACACCGCGGGCTGCTTCTCCGCCGCCGAGGCCGTGCTGACGGCGAAGCTCGGCCGCGAGGCGTGCGAGACCGACTGGGTGAAGCTCGAGGTCATCGCCGACGACGTCACGCTGCTGCCCGATCCGGTCGAGCTGGTGTCGGCGGCCCGGCAGCTGGTCGACGACGGCTTCACCGTCCTGCCCTACACCAACGACGACCCCGTCCTGTCGCGCAAGCTGGCCGACGCCGGCTGTGCCGCGGTCATGCCGCTGGGTGCGCCCATCGGCACCGGGCTGGGCATCCTCAACCCGCGCAACATCGCCGCGATCGTCGCCGACGCCTCGGTCCCGGTCATCCTCGACGCCGGCATCGGCACCGCGTCCGAGGCGGCGCAGGCCATGGAGCTGGGGTGCGACGGCGTCCTGCTCGCCACCGCGGTCACCCGCGCCGCCGATCCCGTCCGCATGGCCCGGGCCATGCGGCTGGCGGTCGAGGCCGGCCGCGACGCCGCGCTGGCCGGCCGCATCCCCCGTCGCGAGGACGCGCTGGCGTCGTCGCCGGTCGGCGGGCGGGCCAATCTCGACCTGGCGATGTGACTGGTTTTGACGGGTATAGGGGTCCGGCTGTCGCCGGATGATCGTTCCTGGCACCATTCGTCCACATGGGTCTGATCGACGTCCTGCTGCTCGACCTCGACGGCGTGGTGCGCCATTACGACCCCGCGGCGACCGACGCCATCGAGAAGCGGTCCGGACTGTCGCCGGGGAAGCTGCACGAGACGGCGTTCGAGCCGCGGCTGCTGCAGCGGGTCGTCACCGGCGGCCTCACCCGGGCCCAGTGGGTCGACCACGTGGCCGCGGCCGTTGGGCCGGTGGCCGCCACCGCCTGGGCGACGCAGCGTCCCTCCGTCGACCGCGAGGTGCTGGCGACGATCCGCCGGCTGCGCGTCGCCGGCGTCAAGGTCTGCCTGCTCACCAACGGCACGGACCGCATCGGCGCCGAGCTGGCCGAGCTGCGCATCGCCGACGACTTCGACGAGGTCTTCAACTCCGCCGAGATCGGCGTCGCCAAGCCGGACCTGCGGATCTTCATGCACGTGCTGCGCGTCCTCGGGGTGCCGCGGTCGTCGGTCCTCTTCCTCGACGACTCCCAGGCCAACGTCCGCGGCGCGTCGGCGGTCGGCATGCGGGCGCACCTGTTCACGTCGGCGAGCGACCTCACCGACGCCTGCAAGACGTATCACCTGGCCTGAGCGCCCGCCAGCACCTCGTGTGCATAGCCGATCGCCTCGGGGGTCGTGGCGAAGACCCGCCCCTGGTCGCGCAGCCGCGAGATGACGCCCAGCCGGTCCAGCGGGCGGGCGTGGCCGCCGCGGAGCCCGGACACCAGCACGACGGTGTGCCGGCGTTCCAGGCGTTCGATGGCGTCCTTGAGCACCAGAGCACCGGTCGCGTCGACGGTCGTCACCCGCGACATCCTCAGGATGACGACCCGCACGTCCGCGACCTCGGACAGCTCGAGCAGGAAACGGTGGGCGGCGGCGAAGAACAGCGGCCCGTCCAGACGGTAGGCGACGACGTGCGACATCAGCAGCGCCCGCTCCTCGTCGCCGTGGCCGTCGGGGATGTCGTCGTGCAACGGCACCTGGTCGAGCCGGACGTTGCGAGCGACGGCGCGCAGGGCCAGCGCGCCCGCCACGACCAGGCCGAGGATCACCGCCTGCACCAGGTCGAGCGCGAGCGTGGCGGCCGCCGTCAGCACCAGCACGACGGCGTCGGACCGGGTGGCGCGCAGCATCGCCCGGACGGAACCGGCCTCGACCATGCGCACCGCGGTGGCCAGCAGCACGCCGGCCAGCGCGGCGAGCGGGATGCGGCCGACCACCGCCGCGGCCGCGAACACGACGACGGCGAGGACCACCGCGTGCGACAGCGCCGCCAGCCGCGACCCCGCGCCCGACCGCACGTTGACCGCCGTCCGCGCGATGGCCGCCGTGGCCGGGACGCCGCCGAACAGCGGCGTGGCCAGGTTGGCCAGACCCTGCCCGAACAGCTCCTTGTCCGAGTCGTGCCGCTGGTCGACGCTCATGCCGTCGGCGACGGTGGCGGACAGCAGCGACTCGAGTGCGGCCAGCGCCGCGACGGCGACGGCGGGCGCGAGCAGGTCCGGCAGCATCGCGGGGTCGACGAAGTCGAGGGACGGCGCCGGCAGACCCGCCGGCAGCGCGCCGATGCGGGCGGCGTCGAGCCCGGCCAGCTCCGCGACGGCGGTCGCGGCGACCACGGCGAGCAGCGAGAACGGGACGGCCGGGCGCCAGCGAGCGCCGGCGAGCATGACCGCGACGACCCCGGCCGCGATGCCGACGGCGGTCCAGTCCGGCGCGGCCGCGAAGTCGCGCACGGCCTCGGCCGCCACGAGGACCACGCGGTCGCCGTCGGGCACCGGCACCCCCAGCGCGGCCGGCACCTGCTGCAGCGCGATGACCGCGGCGATGCCGATGGTGAAGCCCTCGACCACGGGGGCCGGGACGTAGGCCATGTACCGGCCCGCGCGGCCGACGGCGAGGCCCACGAGGATCAGCCCGGCCAGCAGGCCGACCATCAGCACGCCGTCGGCGCCGTACTGGTGGACGATCGGCACCAGCACCACCGTCATGGCGCCGGTCGGCCCCGAGACCTGCAGGTTCGAGCCGCCGCAGAGCGCGGCCACGGCGCCCGCGACGACGGCGGTGGCGATGCCGGCCGCCGCGCCCAGTCCCGACGAGATGCCGAACCCCAGGGCCAGCGGCAGCGCCACGATCGCGACCGTCGCCCCGGCCAGCAGGTCGCGGCGGGGCTGGCGGCGCATGCTCGCGAGGTCGGCGCGGGTGGGCAGGACGGAGCGGAGCCGGGACCACGCCCGGCTCATCGGGCGGCGGCCTCTTCCTCTCGGAGCTCCTGCAGGAGTTCGCGCTGGCCGGCGAGGAGCTCGGTCAGGATGCGGCGGGCGGCGCGCAGCAGGTCGGCGACGTCGGGACCCGCCATGGCGTAGACCACCGTGGACCCTTCGCGGGCCGACGTGACGATGCCCGAGCGGCGCAGCACCGCCAGCTGCTGTGAGAGGTTCGACGGCTCGACGTCGATCTGCTCGAGCAGGTCGCGCACCGGCACCGGGCCGTCCTGGAGCAGCTCGAGCACCCGGATGCGGACCGGGTGGCCGAGCATGCGGAAGAACTCCGCCTTGGCGTGGTGCAGCGGGACCGGCATGAATCCATCATCTGCGAAATTGAAGAATTCTTCAAACCGTGATCGATGGGCGTGATCGGATCGGAATGCCGAACGTCCAGCCGCTGTCGGTGGGGTCCGCTACGGTCTGAGCCACGAGGTGAGGCCGATGACCGACGTCGACGCCGTGGTGCCGCTCACGAGGGTCGAACCGCCGCTGCGGGCAGCCGAGAAGGACGCACTCGTGCTGCGCCTCGACTTCCTGCGCGAGACCGTGGTCAACAAGGTGGCCGGGCTGTCCACCGAGCAGGCCACCACGGCCCCGGTGCCGCCCAGCACCCTCACCCCGGCCGGCATCGTCCGTCACCTCATGTGCGTCGAGCGGTGGTGGTTCGCGCTCGACTTCGCCGCCCTGCCCGACGTCCCCGACCCCTGGGGCGAGCACGACGCCGGCGGCTTCGACCTCGAGCCCGGCGAGACGCTCGCGTCCGTCGTGCGCACCTACCTCGCCGAGTGCGCGCGCTCCAACGAGGTCATCGCCGCCCACTCCCTCGACGACGTCGCGCGCAGCGAGGGCTTCGACTTCGACCTGCGCTACGCCGTCGTCCACCTGATCGAGGAGACCGGGCGGCACTGCGGCCACCTCGACCTCCTCCGCCAAGCCATCGACGGCGCCGTCGGCGAGTGAGCCGCCCTCAGTCGGCCCCCGCGCCGTCGAGGACGTCGAGAATGCCGCTGGCGATGAACAACCGCGGCCGGGCATGGCCGGCGAGTTCGACGAGGACACCCGCCTTGACCAGCTTCTCGATGTTCAGTGCTGCGGTCCGGTGGGTCACCCCCAGCACCTCCTGGGCACGGCCGATGGTCAGGCCCGGCACTCGGAACACCTCGTCGACCAGCAGACCGAGCAGCCCGGACGAGCCCACGGTGGCGACGCGGGCGCGGTAGTCATCGCGAAGGGCCTGCAGCCGAGCGGCCCGGCGGACCGCGTCACGTGCTTGCTCCTCGACGATCTCGAGGAAGAAGGCGAACCACGTCGGCCAGTCACCTTGTGTCGACACCTTCAGCAGGCCGTCGTAGTAACGGTCCCGCCGTGGCTCGATGTACGCGGAGACATCCAGCACGGGGGCCGGCAGGATGCCCCACTCCACGAGCAGAAGGATCACGAGGAGTCGCCCGATGCGCCCGTTCCCGTCGAGGAACGGGTGGATCGCCTCGAACTGGTAGTGCACCGCCGCCAGGGTCAGCAGAGGCGGAAGTTCGTGATCCGCGTGCAGGTACTTCTCGAAGGCATCCAGAGCGGACCACATCTGTTCTGGTGGCGGCGGTACGTAGGCTGCGTCGGCGAGCAGCGAGCCGGACGCGCCGATCCAGTTCTGAGACCGCCGGAAGTCACCGGGTGTGGCTGTACTCGCACCGCGCACGCCGTCGAACAGCAGCGCGTGAGCCTCCTTGAGCAACGGCAGGCTCACCGGGAATCGTCGCCCGGGCGCGATGAGATGGTCGAGTGCGGCCAGGTAGTTGAAGACCTCGCGGGCGTCGTCGGAGGCCGCACCCGTAGGTCGTTCCACCTCGAACAGGACGAGGTCCGACAGTGAGGACCGGGTCCCTTCGATGCGGCTGGACAACACGGCCTCGCGGCGCATCATCGTCTGGGACAGCAATGCCGGGTTGGCGATGGTCCGAGCCATGCCGGCGAGTTCACCCAGAGCGCGGTCGGCGGAGGAGAGGCGGCGCGCCAGAGCGTGCGACAGTTCGACGGCAGGTGGCAGCGGCGGAGGAACGAACGCGTTGTAGCCGCTCTTCGCACGCACCACATGAGCCCGCTGCGCGGCGCTGAAGCCGTCGAGCCGCATCGATACCTTCTTATCACTCGCCCGAGCTAATGATACTTGTCGCTTGATAAGTATCATAGCCGGTTTTCGACTGAGCGCCCTCAGTCGGCGATGCGCAGGCGGATACGGCGGAAGCCGCGGCCCTTGTTCTCGACCTTGGCCACCTCGATGCGCCCGATCTGCTTCGTCGACGCGACATGGGTGCCGCCGTCGGCTTGCAGGTCCAACCCGACCACATCGACCAGGCGGATGTCCTCGAGGTCGGGCGGCAGCAGGTCGGTCGCCGTCTTGACGATGGGGCCGAGCGCGTAGGCCTCGGCGCGGGGCAGCACGCGGACCTGGATGGCGCGGTCGGCCGTCACCTCGGTGTTGAGCGCCGCGGTGAGGTCGTCCTTGAACCCGGCCGGCACCTCGGCGAGGTCGAAGTCGAGCCGGGCCACGCCCGGCTCCATGTTGCCGCCGGTCACCGGCACGCCGAAGTCGCGCGCCATGACGCCGCAGAGGACGTGCAGGCCCGAGTGGGTGCGCATGAGCAGGCTGCGCCGGTCGTCGTCGACGGCGCCGCGAACGACGGTGCCGGCCGGCGGCAGCGGGTCGTCGGGGTCGGGGACCAGCCAGAGGTCGTCGCGCGGGCGGACGCCGACGATGCGGGTCTGGACGCCGCCCCAGATCAGGACGCCCTGGTCCGGCGGCTGGCCGCCGCCGCCCGGGTAGAAGGCGGAGCGGTCCAGCACCAGACCGTCCTCGGGATCGCTGGCCACAACCGTGCAGTCCCACTCGCGCAGCGTCTGGTCGTCGAGCTCGAGCCGGTGGGTACGGCCGTGATGGTCATGTCGCACCTTCGCGACCGTACTCCCGGCCCCGACGCTACGGAAGGCTGATCGCCACGTACTTGGTCTCGAGGAACTCCTCGATGCCCTGCACGCCGCCCTCGCGGCCGAAGCCGCTGGCCTTGACGCCACCGAAGGGGGCGGCGGGGTTCGAGACGATGCCGGCGTTCAGGCCGACCATGCCCACCTCGAGAGCCTCGCTCACCCGAAGAGCCCGCTGCAGGTCGCGGGTGAAGACGTACGCGACCAGGCCGTACTCGGTGGCGTTGGCCCGCGCCACCGCCTCGTCGTCCGACGAGAAGGTGGTGACGGGCGCGACCGGGCCGAAGATCTCCTCGGTCAGCAGCCGGGCGTCGTCGGGGATCTGGGCGAGGACCGTGGGCTGGAAGAAGTAGCCGGTGTCGCCGACCCGGCCGCCGCCGGTGACGAGCTTCGCGCCGCGGTCGACGGCGTCGGCGAGCAGCTCCTCGACGGTGCCGCGCTGCTTCGCGCTGACCAGAGGACCGACGTCGACGCCGTCGTCGGTGCCGCGGCCGACCGTCAGCGCGCCCATGCGCTCGGCCAGCCGCGACGTGAACTCGTCCGCCACCGACTCGTGGACGTGGAAGCGGTTGGCCGCCGTGCACGCCTCGCCGACGTTGCGCATCTTGGCGAGCATGGCGCCGTCGACGGCGGCGTCGAGGTCGGCGTCCTCGAACACCAGGAACGGCGCGTTGCCGCCCAGCTCCATGCTGACCCGGAGCACCTGCTCGGCGGACTGCTCGATGAGCCGGCGCCCGACGCCGGTGGAGCCGGTGAAGGAGAGCTTGCGCAGCCGCGGGTCGCGGATGATCGGCTCGGAGACCTCGCCGCTGGCGGTGGTCGGGATGACGTTGAGGACGCCGTCGGGCAGGCCGGCCTCGCGCAGGATCTGCGCCAGCGCGAGCATCGAGAGCGGCGTCTCGTGTGCCGGCTTCACGACCATGGTGCAGCCGGCCGCGATGGCCGGGGCGATCTTGCGGGTGCCCATGGCCATGGGGAAGTTCCACGGCGTGATGAAGAAGCACGGCCCGACCGGCTGCTTCAGGGTGAGCAGGCGGCTGCCGCCGGCCGGCGCCACCGAGTAGCCGCCGCTGACGCGCACGGCCTCTTCGGAGAACCAGCGCAGGAACTCCGCGGCGTAGGTGACCTCGGCCTTGGACTCCTTGACCGCCTTGCCCATCTCGAGCGTCATCACCAGCGCGAGGTCGTCCGCGCGCTCCGTGACCAGCTCGAACGCCCGGCGCAGCAGCTCGCCGCGCTCGCGCGGCGGGGTGGCCGCCCACGAGGCCTGCGCCCCGGCCGCCGCCGCCAGCGCCGCCTGCCCG
This genomic window contains:
- a CDS encoding ArsR/SmtB family transcription factor; amino-acid sequence: MPVPLHHAKAEFFRMLGHPVRIRVLELLQDGPVPVRDLLEQIDVEPSNLSQQLAVLRRSGIVTSAREGSTVVYAMAGPDVADLLRAARRILTELLAGQRELLQELREEEAAAR
- a CDS encoding NAD-dependent succinate-semialdehyde dehydrogenase; amino-acid sequence: MSADNERAVVSGVPTDLLIGGQWRAAASGARFDVEDPSTGEVVATVADATVEDGQAALAAAAGAQASWAATPPRERGELLRRAFELVTERADDLALVMTLEMGKAVKESKAEVTYAAEFLRWFSEEAVRVSGGYSVAPAGGSRLLTLKQPVGPCFFITPWNFPMAMGTRKIAPAIAAGCTMVVKPAHETPLSMLALAQILREAGLPDGVLNVIPTTASGEVSEPIIRDPRLRKLSFTGSTGVGRRLIEQSAEQVLRVSMELGGNAPFLVFEDADLDAAVDGAMLAKMRNVGEACTAANRFHVHESVADEFTSRLAERMGALTVGRGTDDGVDVGPLVSAKQRGTVEELLADAVDRGAKLVTGGGRVGDTGYFFQPTVLAQIPDDARLLTEEIFGPVAPVTTFSSDDEAVARANATEYGLVAYVFTRDLQRALRVSEALEVGMVGLNAGIVSNPAAPFGGVKASGFGREGGVQGIEEFLETKYVAISLP
- a CDS encoding HAD-IA family hydrolase, translated to MGLIDVLLLDLDGVVRHYDPAATDAIEKRSGLSPGKLHETAFEPRLLQRVVTGGLTRAQWVDHVAAAVGPVAATAWATQRPSVDREVLATIRRLRVAGVKVCLLTNGTDRIGAELAELRIADDFDEVFNSAEIGVAKPDLRIFMHVLRVLGVPRSSVLFLDDSQANVRGASAVGMRAHLFTSASDLTDACKTYHLA
- a CDS encoding SulP family inorganic anion transporter, with the protein product MSRAWSRLRSVLPTRADLASMRRQPRRDLLAGATVAIVALPLALGFGISSGLGAAAGIATAVVAGAVAALCGGSNLQVSGPTGAMTVVLVPIVHQYGADGVLMVGLLAGLILVGLAVGRAGRYMAYVPAPVVEGFTIGIAAVIALQQVPAALGVPVPDGDRVVLVAAEAVRDFAAAPDWTAVGIAAGVVAVMLAGARWRPAVPFSLLAVVAATAVAELAGLDAARIGALPAGLPAPSLDFVDPAMLPDLLAPAVAVAALAALESLLSATVADGMSVDQRHDSDKELFGQGLANLATPLFGGVPATAAIARTAVNVRSGAGSRLAALSHAVVLAVVVFAAAAVVGRIPLAALAGVLLATAVRMVEAGSVRAMLRATRSDAVVLVLTAAATLALDLVQAVILGLVVAGALALRAVARNVRLDQVPLHDDIPDGHGDEERALLMSHVVAYRLDGPLFFAAAHRFLLELSEVADVRVVILRMSRVTTVDATGALVLKDAIERLERRHTVVLVSGLRGGHARPLDRLGVISRLRDQGRVFATTPEAIGYAHEVLAGAQAR
- a CDS encoding Fic family protein, which produces MRLDGFSAAQRAHVVRAKSGYNAFVPPPLPPAVELSHALARRLSSADRALGELAGMARTIANPALLSQTMMRREAVLSSRIEGTRSSLSDLVLFEVERPTGAASDDAREVFNYLAALDHLIAPGRRFPVSLPLLKEAHALLFDGVRGASTATPGDFRRSQNWIGASGSLLADAAYVPPPPEQMWSALDAFEKYLHADHELPPLLTLAAVHYQFEAIHPFLDGNGRIGRLLVILLLVEWGILPAPVLDVSAYIEPRRDRYYDGLLKVSTQGDWPTWFAFFLEIVEEQARDAVRRAARLQALRDDYRARVATVGSSGLLGLLVDEVFRVPGLTIGRAQEVLGVTHRTAALNIEKLVKAGVLVELAGHARPRLFIASGILDVLDGAGAD
- a CDS encoding DinB family protein, with the translated sequence MTDVDAVVPLTRVEPPLRAAEKDALVLRLDFLRETVVNKVAGLSTEQATTAPVPPSTLTPAGIVRHLMCVERWWFALDFAALPDVPDPWGEHDAGGFDLEPGETLASVVRTYLAECARSNEVIAAHSLDDVARSEGFDFDLRYAVVHLIEETGRHCGHLDLLRQAIDGAVGE
- a CDS encoding alanyl-tRNA editing protein; translation: MRHDHHGRTHRLELDDQTLREWDCTVVASDPEDGLVLDRSAFYPGGGGQPPDQGVLIWGGVQTRIVGVRPRDDLWLVPDPDDPLPPAGTVVRGAVDDDRRSLLMRTHSGLHVLCGVMARDFGVPVTGGNMEPGVARLDFDLAEVPAGFKDDLTAALNTEVTADRAIQVRVLPRAEAYALGPIVKTATDLLPPDLEDIRLVDVVGLDLQADGGTHVASTKQIGRIEVAKVENKGRGFRRIRLRIAD